One Brachybacterium kimchii genomic window carries:
- the lexA gene encoding transcriptional repressor LexA, with product MTPTTSGPDLTDDGLTARQRRILETITAAIERHGYPPTMREIGDAVGLTSPSSVSHQLQALERKGFLRRDPKRPRALEVVLPDDAGEPTLAPVESIGAAAASASVSVPLVGRIAAGIPITAEEQVEDVFTLPQQLVGDGELFLLQVVGDSMVDAAICDGDWVVVRSQPVAQKGEIVAAMIDGEATVKTFAQSDGHVWLMPHNPAFAPILGDHAEILGKVVAVLRAV from the coding sequence ATGACCCCGACGACCTCTGGTCCCGACCTGACCGACGACGGCCTGACCGCGCGCCAGCGACGGATCCTCGAGACCATCACCGCCGCCATCGAGCGCCACGGCTACCCGCCGACCATGCGCGAGATCGGCGATGCCGTCGGCCTCACCTCCCCCTCCTCCGTCTCGCACCAGCTCCAGGCGCTCGAGCGCAAGGGATTCCTGCGCCGCGATCCGAAGCGCCCGCGCGCGCTCGAGGTCGTGCTGCCCGACGACGCCGGTGAGCCGACCCTCGCGCCCGTCGAGTCGATCGGCGCCGCCGCGGCCTCCGCGTCGGTGAGCGTGCCGCTCGTCGGCCGGATCGCCGCGGGCATCCCGATCACCGCGGAGGAGCAGGTGGAGGACGTCTTCACCCTGCCCCAGCAGCTCGTGGGCGACGGCGAGCTGTTCCTGCTGCAGGTCGTCGGGGACTCGATGGTCGATGCCGCGATCTGCGACGGCGACTGGGTCGTCGTGCGCTCGCAGCCGGTCGCGCAGAAGGGCGAGATCGTGGCGGCCATGATCGACGGCGAGGCGACGGTCAAGACCTTCGCCCAGAGCGACGGCCATGTCTGGCTGATGCCGCACAACCCCGCGTTCGCCCCGATCCTGGGCGACCACGCCGAGATCCTCGGCAAGGTCGTGGCGGTGCTGCGCGCCGTCTGA
- the nrdR gene encoding transcriptional regulator NrdR, with protein MHCPFCRHPDSRVVDSRTADDGASIRRRRQCPNCSRRFSTIETASLAVLKRSGVSEAFSRSKVISGVRKACQGRPVSDDQLAVLAQRVEETIRQSGQAEVDAHAVGLAILQPLRELDVVAYLRFASVYQDFDSLDDFESAISELRQDASAGSGGASS; from the coding sequence GTGCACTGCCCGTTCTGCCGCCACCCCGATTCGCGCGTCGTCGACTCGCGCACTGCCGACGACGGCGCCTCGATCCGGCGTCGTCGCCAGTGCCCGAACTGCTCGCGCCGCTTCTCCACGATCGAGACGGCATCCCTCGCGGTCCTCAAGCGCTCGGGAGTCAGCGAGGCGTTCAGCCGCTCCAAGGTGATCTCCGGAGTGCGCAAGGCCTGCCAGGGCCGCCCGGTGAGCGACGACCAGCTGGCCGTTCTCGCCCAGCGGGTCGAGGAGACCATCCGCCAGAGCGGCCAGGCCGAGGTCGACGCCCACGCCGTGGGCCTCGCGATCCTCCAGCCCCTGCGCGAGCTCGACGTGGTCGCGTACCTCCGCTTCGCGAGCGTCTACCAGGACTTCGACTCCCTCGACGACTTCGAGTCCGCGATCTCCGAGCTGCGTCAGGACGCCTCCGCGGGCAGCGGCGGCGCCTCGTCCTGA
- a CDS encoding PAC2 family protein: MRDPRDLYAYESADVIAAVPRGRLTLVHALPGLVDAGNSCRIASTYLKDSLRHVRIVTFDVDELVDYRGSRPQAVFDGAVYTEVTVPEMSLYLMYDEGDRPFLYLDGPEPDLQWRRLSQAVIDLIEFFDVEKVVGMSAIPMAMPHTRPIAMITHANDPDLIPAHEPEQGGEIVVPASFGALLEHELGKAGHPAIGYAAQIPHYLTRTDFPAGALALLRRVSEGAGLDIPLVDLGDLTEAAGAALESTLTDNEEVLSMVAALEEQYDAQSTESDGVFSTTMDLPTGEELADRFERFLAGEEDDGPGGGSGRGPGSGPEVS, from the coding sequence ATGCGTGACCCCCGTGACCTCTACGCCTACGAGTCCGCAGATGTGATCGCGGCGGTTCCCCGCGGACGCCTGACCCTCGTGCACGCCCTCCCCGGCCTCGTGGACGCCGGCAACTCCTGCCGGATCGCCTCGACCTACCTCAAGGATTCCCTGCGCCACGTGCGGATCGTGACGTTCGACGTCGACGAGCTCGTGGACTACCGGGGCTCCCGCCCGCAGGCGGTGTTCGACGGCGCGGTCTACACCGAGGTGACCGTTCCCGAGATGTCCCTGTACCTCATGTACGACGAGGGCGACCGCCCGTTCCTCTACCTCGACGGCCCCGAGCCGGACCTGCAGTGGCGCCGCCTCAGCCAGGCCGTGATCGACCTCATCGAGTTCTTCGACGTCGAGAAGGTCGTGGGCATGAGCGCGATCCCGATGGCCATGCCGCACACGCGGCCGATCGCCATGATCACCCATGCCAACGACCCCGACCTGATCCCCGCGCACGAGCCCGAGCAGGGCGGGGAGATCGTGGTCCCGGCCTCGTTCGGCGCGCTGCTCGAGCACGAGCTCGGCAAGGCCGGACACCCAGCCATCGGCTATGCCGCGCAGATCCCTCACTACCTCACGCGCACCGACTTCCCGGCAGGCGCGCTCGCGCTGCTGCGTCGGGTCAGCGAGGGCGCGGGCCTGGACATCCCGCTCGTGGACCTCGGAGACCTCACGGAGGCCGCGGGCGCGGCGCTCGAGAGCACCCTCACCGACAACGAGGAGGTCCTCAGCATGGTCGCGGCCCTCGAGGAGCAGTACGACGCGCAGTCCACCGAGAGCGACGGCGTCTTCAGCACCACGATGGACCTGCCCACCGGCGAGGAGCTCGCGGATCGCTTCGAGCGCTTCCTCGCCGGCGAGGAGGACGACGGCCCCGGCGGCGGATCGGGGCGGGGGCCAGGCTCCGGCCCCGAGGTCTCCTGA
- the dapF gene encoding diaminopimelate epimerase — protein sequence MPTHRDESSAATAAAPLALRFTKGHGTRNDFVVLDDPEGALALDASVVAALADRRGGIGGDGVIRVVRTRAAGIEAPADAPEWFMDYRNADGSIAEMCGNGVRVFAAFLSRAGRLPEGDAPLDIWTRAGVRRLEVLADPPAPGDPWQVRVGMGPARVSDGPVRTVRIAGRELPAWDADMGNPHAVVELPEDLVLEDLDLTVRPGLDPEPEHGANIEFVVRRGPAHVAMRVFERGVGETQSCGTGATAVGVVSALWAGDDGSGPWRVDVPGGTLEVARAEDGQVTLAGPAQLVADGETALPHA from the coding sequence ATGCCGACACACCGTGACGAGTCCTCCGCGGCCACCGCCGCCGCGCCCCTCGCGCTGCGCTTCACCAAGGGGCACGGCACCCGCAACGACTTCGTGGTCCTCGACGACCCGGAGGGCGCCCTCGCGCTCGACGCGTCCGTGGTCGCAGCGCTCGCGGACCGCCGCGGCGGCATCGGCGGCGATGGTGTGATCCGCGTGGTGCGCACCCGCGCCGCCGGCATCGAGGCCCCCGCCGACGCCCCCGAATGGTTCATGGACTACCGCAACGCCGACGGCTCGATCGCCGAGATGTGCGGGAACGGCGTGCGCGTGTTCGCGGCCTTCCTCTCGCGCGCAGGGCGTCTGCCCGAGGGCGACGCGCCCCTGGACATCTGGACCCGCGCCGGCGTGCGCCGCCTCGAGGTCCTCGCGGATCCGCCGGCCCCCGGCGACCCCTGGCAGGTGCGCGTGGGCATGGGCCCTGCGCGCGTGTCCGACGGGCCCGTCCGCACGGTGCGCATCGCCGGGCGCGAGCTCCCCGCCTGGGACGCGGACATGGGCAATCCCCACGCGGTCGTCGAGCTGCCCGAGGACCTGGTGCTCGAGGACCTCGATCTGACCGTCCGCCCGGGCCTCGACCCCGAGCCCGAGCACGGGGCGAACATCGAGTTCGTCGTCCGCCGCGGCCCCGCGCACGTGGCGATGCGCGTCTTCGAGCGGGGCGTCGGCGAGACCCAGTCCTGCGGGACGGGCGCGACGGCCGTCGGCGTGGTCTCGGCCCTGTGGGCCGGGGACGACGGCAGCGGTCCCTGGAGGGTTGACGTGCCCGGCGGGACCCTCGAGGTCGCCCGTGCCGAGGACGGCCAGGTCACCCTCGCCGGCCCCGCGCAGCTCGTGGCGGACGGGGAGACGGCGCTCCCGCACGCCTGA
- a CDS encoding class I SAM-dependent methyltransferase, producing MSEHYFSPTSATDASRLPLTARLAGAERDLVTSRAVFSARGLDKATAVLLDRLDTLAPVPAGARILDLGCGWGPIALSAALLHPDAEVWAVDVSERAREVTAENAERLGLQVHVAAPDDVPSELLFDTIWSNPPIRIGKQELHDLLLRWCGRLSAPGTAGLVVGRNLGADPLAAWLDGQLPGRTVQKVASAKGFRILEVGPREEG from the coding sequence GTGTCCGAGCACTACTTCTCCCCCACCAGCGCGACCGACGCCTCCCGCCTGCCGCTGACCGCGCGGCTCGCCGGCGCCGAGCGGGACCTGGTCACCTCCCGCGCGGTGTTCTCCGCACGCGGACTGGACAAGGCGACCGCGGTGCTCCTGGACCGCCTGGACACGCTCGCCCCGGTGCCGGCAGGGGCGCGGATCCTCGACCTGGGCTGCGGCTGGGGGCCGATCGCGCTCAGCGCCGCACTGCTCCACCCCGATGCGGAGGTCTGGGCGGTCGACGTCTCCGAGCGCGCCCGCGAGGTCACCGCGGAGAACGCCGAGCGACTGGGCCTGCAGGTGCATGTCGCCGCGCCCGACGACGTCCCCTCCGAGCTGCTGTTCGACACCATCTGGTCGAACCCGCCGATCCGGATCGGCAAGCAGGAACTGCACGACCTCCTGCTGCGCTGGTGCGGGCGCCTCTCCGCGCCGGGGACGGCCGGCCTCGTGGTCGGCAGGAACCTCGGCGCGGATCCCCTGGCCGCATGGCTCGACGGCCAGCTGCCCGGACGCACTGTGCAGAAGGTCGCGAGCGCGAAGGGCTTCCGGATCCTCGAGGTCGGTCCGCGCGAAGAGGGCTGA
- a CDS encoding HelD family protein: protein MEPAEPRPDAPASEEAHVAREIALEQDYANRLYARVDELMAQIQTSLDEVQGSQDAATHQNRSERDAFMALYEDRLALLRTVSSSVVFGRLDTDEGERHYIGRIGLFTPEREQLLVDWRAPAAAAYYQATSLERLDVRLRRHLISQGRTVVGLEDDVLDQSMLAQGAEGEEVVLQGEGALLAAVSSQRTGRMGDIVATIQAEQDRIIRSSNRGVLVVQGGPGTGKTAVALHRAAYLLYTHRRRLEHSGVLIVAPTRGFLRYIERVLPSLGESGVVMSTPGGLFPGVETTLHDAPEVARLKGAPAMAELLSRAVKQRQLVPERDLELAIDGTPLRITRKILADARREARSTHKPHNAARAVFVRAALDRLVQQYEAELSRRGTTVIPEDRAGYLDDLRRDPEVRRALNLAWLPYTPESFLRVLLAHPERLRAAAPRSLAGADLDVLVRAKDAPWTIEDVPLLDEVAELLGEDDQAQQADAERSRRRREADLSYAREVIENIDTSGIVRDEDLADRMDRTSDGRTLAERAAEDRSWTYGHVVVDEAQELSAMMWRTLMRRCPSKSFTIVGDVAQTSSSAGTSSWERALAPYVEDRLEVEPLSVNYRTPRRIMDVAQAVAESRDLPITDVTSVREGDWPVLLHSGDEAGLPEAVADAVAAQQSEAIGRLVVLTPGRLLEDVVRALRARDALGRIGTGSRGIDDPIAVMTPQDAKGLEFDGVVLVEPAEILADSEGGAGDLYVAMTRATQRLDVVHARELPVGLTGTEAESSPRT, encoded by the coding sequence GTGGAGCCAGCAGAACCCCGGCCGGATGCGCCGGCGAGCGAGGAGGCGCACGTCGCCCGTGAGATCGCCCTCGAGCAGGACTACGCGAACCGCTTGTACGCGCGCGTGGACGAGCTCATGGCGCAGATCCAGACCAGCCTGGACGAGGTCCAGGGGTCGCAGGACGCGGCGACCCATCAGAACCGCTCCGAGCGGGACGCGTTCATGGCGCTGTACGAGGACCGGCTCGCGCTGCTGCGCACGGTGAGCTCGAGCGTCGTGTTCGGCCGGCTCGACACGGACGAGGGCGAGCGCCACTACATCGGCCGCATCGGCCTGTTCACCCCGGAGCGCGAGCAGCTCCTCGTGGACTGGCGCGCTCCGGCCGCGGCCGCCTACTACCAGGCGACCAGCCTCGAGCGGCTGGACGTGCGCCTGCGCCGCCACCTCATCTCCCAGGGGCGCACCGTCGTGGGGCTCGAGGACGACGTGCTCGACCAGTCCATGCTCGCGCAGGGCGCGGAGGGCGAGGAGGTCGTGCTGCAGGGCGAGGGCGCGCTCCTGGCCGCCGTCTCCTCGCAGCGCACCGGGCGCATGGGCGACATCGTCGCCACCATCCAGGCGGAGCAGGACCGCATCATCCGCTCCTCGAACCGCGGGGTGCTGGTCGTCCAGGGCGGGCCCGGCACGGGCAAGACCGCCGTCGCCCTGCACCGCGCCGCCTATCTGCTCTACACCCATCGCCGCCGCCTCGAGCACTCGGGCGTGCTGATCGTCGCCCCCACGCGCGGCTTCCTGCGCTACATCGAGCGCGTGCTGCCGAGCCTCGGAGAGTCCGGCGTGGTGATGTCGACCCCGGGCGGGCTCTTCCCGGGCGTGGAGACGACGCTGCACGATGCGCCCGAGGTCGCGCGCCTCAAGGGCGCCCCCGCAATGGCCGAGCTCCTCTCGCGCGCGGTGAAGCAGCGTCAGCTGGTGCCGGAGAGGGATCTCGAGCTGGCCATCGACGGCACGCCCCTCAGGATCACCCGGAAGATCCTGGCCGACGCCCGGCGCGAGGCGCGCTCGACCCACAAGCCCCACAACGCCGCGCGCGCCGTGTTCGTGCGCGCCGCCCTGGACCGGCTGGTCCAGCAGTACGAGGCGGAGCTCTCCCGCCGCGGGACCACCGTGATCCCCGAGGACCGCGCGGGGTATCTCGACGACCTGCGCCGCGATCCCGAGGTGCGCCGCGCGCTGAACCTGGCGTGGCTGCCGTACACCCCGGAGTCGTTCCTGCGGGTCCTGCTCGCGCATCCCGAGCGGCTGCGCGCGGCCGCGCCGCGCTCCCTCGCCGGCGCGGATCTCGACGTCCTCGTGCGCGCCAAGGACGCCCCGTGGACGATCGAGGACGTGCCCCTGCTCGACGAGGTCGCGGAGCTGCTGGGCGAGGACGATCAGGCCCAGCAGGCGGATGCCGAGCGCTCCCGACGACGCCGCGAGGCGGATCTCAGCTATGCGCGCGAGGTCATCGAGAACATCGACACCTCGGGGATCGTGCGCGACGAGGACCTCGCGGACCGGATGGACCGCACCTCCGACGGCCGCACGCTCGCCGAACGGGCCGCGGAGGATCGCAGCTGGACCTACGGGCACGTGGTCGTGGACGAGGCGCAGGAGCTCTCGGCGATGATGTGGCGCACGCTCATGCGCCGGTGCCCCTCGAAGTCGTTCACCATCGTCGGCGACGTCGCGCAGACCTCGTCGTCGGCGGGGACCTCCTCGTGGGAGCGGGCGCTCGCCCCGTACGTCGAGGACCGTCTCGAGGTCGAGCCGCTGAGCGTCAACTACCGCACGCCGCGTCGCATCATGGACGTGGCGCAGGCCGTGGCCGAGTCCCGCGACCTCCCGATCACCGACGTCACCTCGGTGCGCGAGGGCGACTGGCCCGTGCTCCTGCACTCCGGGGACGAGGCGGGGCTGCCGGAGGCGGTGGCCGACGCCGTCGCCGCGCAGCAGTCCGAGGCGATCGGGCGCCTCGTCGTCCTCACCCCCGGACGACTTCTCGAGGACGTGGTGCGCGCGCTGCGGGCACGGGACGCCCTGGGCCGCATCGGCACCGGGAGCCGCGGCATCGACGACCCGATCGCGGTGATGACCCCGCAGGACGCCAAGGGACTCGAGTTCGACGGGGTGGTCCTCGTGGAGCCCGCGGAGATCCTCGCCGATTCCGAGGGAGGCGCCGGAGACCTCTATGTCGCGATGACCCGGGCGACCCAGCGACTGGACGTGGTGCACGCGCGGGAGCTCCCGGTGGGCCTCACCGGCACCGAGGCCGAGTCCTCACCCCGGACATGA
- a CDS encoding cold-shock protein, whose translation MAESTVQGTVKWFNGEKGYGFIEVDGPGADVFVHHSRIDMDGYRTLAEGQRVEVDVVPGEKGPQAEQVRPL comes from the coding sequence ATGGCAGAGAGCACCGTGCAGGGCACCGTGAAGTGGTTCAACGGCGAGAAGGGCTACGGCTTCATCGAGGTCGACGGGCCCGGGGCCGACGTCTTCGTGCACCACAGCCGCATCGACATGGACGGCTACCGCACCCTCGCGGAGGGCCAGAGGGTCGAGGTCGACGTGGTGCCCGGCGAGAAGGGGCCGCAGGCCGAGCAGGTCCGCCCGCTCTGA
- a CDS encoding LysM peptidoglycan-binding domain-containing protein codes for MLPLPTSSAHAGQGSARKGVRLQLTRRGRILLAAVAFLAGILVALLGVLVLGVPSAFAGDPQEPVTVTVEAGDTLSDYAEQYAPAGEDSQDFVREMRSLNGLSSPRITEGQSLELPEGSVDAA; via the coding sequence ATGCTTCCCCTCCCCACCTCTTCGGCCCACGCCGGGCAGGGTTCTGCTCGCAAGGGTGTTCGACTGCAGCTCACCCGTCGCGGCCGCATCCTGCTGGCCGCCGTCGCGTTCCTCGCGGGCATCCTCGTCGCCCTGCTGGGCGTCCTGGTCCTCGGTGTCCCCTCCGCCTTCGCGGGCGATCCGCAGGAGCCTGTCACCGTGACCGTGGAGGCGGGCGACACGCTCAGCGACTACGCCGAGCAGTACGCCCCCGCCGGTGAGGACTCCCAGGACTTCGTGCGCGAGATGCGTTCGCTCAACGGCCTCTCGAGCCCCCGCATCACCGAGGGGCAGTCGCTCGAGCTCCCCGAGGGCAGCGTCGACGCCGCCTGA
- the hflX gene encoding GTPase HflX translates to MLTIRLTADPRSTPSDAPHRKKAATVPIAFHPDSENAPAQEHGGEEVAGADERTSSDPLTRRILARGDASVSAVTYASDTDGEQLDLADRRALRRVAGIRTDIEDVTDVEYRQLRLERVVLAGIYTSGNSEDAENSLRELAALAETAGSEVLDGVMQRRQHPDPATFLGKGKAAELAEIVTETGADTVVADGELAPSQRRALEDIVKVKVVDRTALILDIFAQHAKSREGKAQVELAQLEYLLPRLRGWGESMSRQAGGRVAAGGAGMGSRGPGETKIELDRRRIRTRMSKLRREIREMAPSREAKRADRHRREVPAVAIAGYTNAGKSSLLNRLTSAGVLVENALFATLDPTVRRAQTPDGREFTYADTVGFVRHLPTELVEAFRSTLEEVGDADLLLHVVDASHPDPEGQIRAVRGVLADIDGFDVPEIIVLNKADIASPETIARLRSLAGESAVVSARTGEGVDELRDLIADRLPRPAVEIDTVVPYTRGDLVSRAHSTGEILDEEHLPEGTRLHARVDSALAAEIRSLVGA, encoded by the coding sequence ATGCTCACGATCCGCCTCACGGCAGATCCTCGCAGCACCCCGTCCGACGCACCCCACAGGAAGAAGGCCGCCACCGTGCCGATCGCTTTTCACCCGGACTCCGAGAACGCCCCCGCGCAGGAGCACGGCGGCGAGGAGGTCGCCGGAGCGGACGAGCGCACGAGCAGCGACCCCCTGACCCGTCGGATCCTCGCGCGCGGCGACGCCTCCGTCTCCGCCGTCACCTACGCCTCGGACACCGACGGCGAGCAGCTCGACCTCGCCGACCGCCGCGCGCTGCGCCGCGTCGCGGGCATCCGCACGGACATCGAGGACGTCACCGATGTCGAGTACCGCCAGCTGCGCCTCGAGCGCGTGGTCCTCGCCGGCATCTACACGTCCGGCAACTCCGAGGACGCCGAGAACAGCCTGCGGGAGCTCGCCGCGCTCGCCGAGACCGCCGGCTCCGAGGTGCTCGACGGCGTCATGCAGCGCCGCCAGCACCCCGACCCCGCGACCTTCCTGGGCAAGGGCAAGGCGGCCGAGCTCGCCGAGATCGTCACCGAGACCGGTGCGGACACGGTCGTGGCCGACGGGGAGCTCGCGCCCAGCCAGCGCCGCGCCCTCGAGGACATCGTCAAGGTCAAGGTCGTCGACCGCACGGCGCTGATCCTCGACATCTTCGCCCAGCACGCCAAGTCCCGCGAGGGCAAGGCTCAGGTCGAGCTCGCACAGCTCGAGTACCTGCTGCCGCGCCTGCGCGGCTGGGGCGAGTCCATGTCCCGCCAGGCCGGCGGGCGCGTCGCCGCGGGCGGCGCCGGCATGGGCTCCCGCGGACCCGGCGAGACGAAGATCGAGCTGGACCGCCGTCGCATCCGCACGCGGATGTCCAAGCTGCGCCGCGAGATCAGGGAGATGGCTCCGAGCCGCGAGGCCAAGCGCGCCGACCGTCATCGCCGCGAGGTGCCGGCCGTCGCGATCGCCGGCTACACCAACGCCGGGAAGTCCTCGCTGCTGAACCGGCTCACGAGCGCCGGCGTCCTCGTGGAGAACGCCCTGTTCGCGACGCTGGATCCGACGGTCCGGCGGGCCCAGACGCCCGACGGCCGCGAGTTCACCTACGCCGACACGGTGGGCTTCGTGCGCCATCTGCCCACGGAGCTCGTCGAGGCGTTCCGCTCGACGCTCGAGGAGGTCGGCGACGCCGACCTGCTGCTCCACGTGGTCGACGCCTCGCATCCAGATCCCGAGGGTCAGATCCGGGCCGTGCGCGGCGTGCTCGCCGACATCGACGGCTTCGACGTCCCCGAGATCATCGTGCTGAACAAGGCCGACATCGCGTCGCCCGAGACGATCGCACGCCTGCGCAGCCTGGCGGGGGAGTCCGCCGTGGTCTCCGCGCGCACCGGCGAGGGCGTCGACGAGCTGCGCGACCTCATCGCCGACCGCCTCCCGCGGCCCGCCGTCGAGATCGACACCGTCGTGCCGTACACGCGCGGCGACCTCGTCTCGCGCGCGCACTCGACCGGGGAGATCCTCGACGAGGAGCACCTGCCCGAGGGCACGCGCCTGCACGCGCGGGTCGACTCCGCGCTCGCCGCGGAGATCCGGTCGCTCGTCGGCGCCTGA
- a CDS encoding ATP-dependent DNA helicase yields the protein MEAAVEGLEGTRREGQTRMASAVDTALEGQRHLLVQAGTGTGKSLAYLVPALRHAVVTGRPVVVSTATIALQSQIVRKDLPRIVEALAPHLPRTPTFSLLKGRGNYLCLHKIDGGYPSDIDPGALFSQTAADPASGSSERLGEQVKRLREWSALTDTGDRDDLDMPVSDRAWHQVSVTGSQCLGGHCPLVDQCFAERNRAVAREVDLVVTNHALLAIDSFDNHGIIPDHDAVVFDEAHELTSRVTSAVTDQLTVGMVRGAVRELRGLGVAATALDDAGEELNTVLPELPDGRVMGALPSAAADALVHLRTEARGAHADAKDAGGDAPTAAGARKAVRANLQEIVDVCERLTAPDEDDVVSVSHSERTGRSSLQVAPLDVAGAMRGRILEDTTAVLTSATLALGGRFEPPARAIGLGSRRRMDAEDVPPLEDRSAWAGIDVGSPFDYRRQGILYVASHLPAPGREGPSLAMLDHLTELVEASRGGALCLFSSRRGAEAAAEHVRARLDLPVGLQGEDSLPRLVEQFRGEDTASLFGTIGLWQGVDVQGRTCRLVTIDRLPFPRPDDPLTSARSERADAEGGSGFMQVSVRHASLLLAQGAGRLIRSHEDRGMVAVLDPRLRTKRYGAVLREAMPPLWPTQDPEVALAALGRLARAGD from the coding sequence ATGGAGGCCGCCGTGGAGGGCCTGGAGGGGACGCGCCGCGAGGGACAGACCCGGATGGCGAGCGCGGTCGACACGGCGCTCGAGGGGCAGCGCCACCTGCTGGTCCAGGCCGGCACCGGCACCGGCAAGTCGCTCGCGTACCTCGTGCCCGCTCTGCGCCACGCGGTCGTGACGGGACGGCCGGTCGTGGTCTCCACGGCGACCATCGCCCTGCAGTCGCAGATCGTGCGCAAGGACCTCCCGCGCATCGTCGAGGCGCTCGCCCCCCACCTCCCGCGCACACCCACGTTCTCCCTGCTCAAGGGGCGCGGGAACTACCTGTGCCTGCACAAGATCGACGGCGGCTACCCGAGCGACATCGACCCCGGGGCGCTCTTCTCCCAGACCGCCGCCGATCCCGCGAGCGGCTCCTCCGAACGCCTCGGGGAGCAGGTGAAGCGGCTGCGCGAGTGGTCGGCGCTCACCGACACGGGCGACCGCGACGACCTGGACATGCCGGTCTCCGACCGCGCCTGGCACCAGGTCTCGGTGACCGGCTCGCAGTGCCTGGGAGGGCACTGCCCGCTCGTGGACCAGTGCTTCGCCGAGCGCAACCGCGCCGTCGCCCGCGAGGTCGATCTCGTGGTCACGAATCACGCGCTGCTCGCGATCGACTCCTTCGACAACCACGGCATCATCCCCGACCACGATGCGGTGGTCTTCGACGAGGCGCACGAGCTCACGTCCCGCGTGACGAGCGCCGTCACCGACCAGCTGACCGTGGGCATGGTGCGCGGGGCCGTCCGCGAGCTGCGCGGGCTCGGCGTCGCCGCGACCGCCCTCGACGACGCCGGCGAGGAGCTGAACACGGTCCTTCCCGAGCTGCCCGACGGGAGGGTCATGGGCGCCCTGCCCAGCGCCGCCGCCGATGCGCTCGTCCACCTGCGCACTGAGGCCCGGGGTGCCCACGCCGACGCCAAGGACGCCGGCGGCGACGCCCCGACGGCGGCAGGCGCCCGCAAGGCCGTGCGCGCGAACCTGCAGGAGATCGTCGACGTCTGCGAGCGCCTCACCGCGCCCGACGAGGACGACGTCGTCTCGGTCTCCCACTCCGAGCGCACCGGGCGCTCGAGCCTCCAGGTCGCCCCGCTGGATGTCGCCGGCGCCATGCGCGGACGCATCCTCGAGGACACCACCGCCGTGCTGACGTCCGCGACGCTCGCCCTCGGCGGGCGCTTCGAGCCGCCCGCCCGCGCCATCGGCCTGGGCTCGCGCCGACGCATGGACGCCGAGGACGTCCCCCCGCTCGAGGACCGCAGCGCATGGGCCGGGATCGATGTGGGCAGTCCCTTCGACTATCGCCGCCAGGGCATCCTCTACGTCGCCTCCCACCTGCCCGCGCCGGGCCGCGAGGGCCCGTCGCTCGCGATGCTCGATCACCTCACCGAGCTCGTCGAGGCCTCGCGCGGCGGGGCGCTCTGCCTGTTCTCGTCGAGGCGGGGAGCGGAGGCTGCGGCCGAGCACGTGCGCGCGCGTCTCGACCTGCCCGTCGGCCTGCAGGGGGAGGACTCCCTGCCCCGGCTCGTCGAGCAGTTCCGCGGTGAAGACACCGCGAGCCTGTTCGGAACCATCGGGCTGTGGCAGGGCGTGGACGTGCAGGGACGCACGTGCCGACTGGTGACCATCGACCGCCTGCCGTTCCCGCGCCCCGACGATCCGCTCACCTCCGCACGCTCGGAGCGGGCCGACGCGGAGGGCGGCAGCGGATTCATGCAGGTCTCGGTGCGCCATGCCTCGCTGCTGCTCGCGCAGGGCGCCGGTCGCCTGATCCGCTCGCACGAGGACCGCGGCATGGTCGCGGTGCTCGACCCGCGTCTGCGCACCAAGCGCTACGGGGCCGTGCTGCGCGAGGCGATGCCGCCGCTGTGGCCGACGCAGGATCCCGAGGTCGCGCTCGCCGCCCTCGGACGACTGGCCCGCGCGGGGGACTGA